Within Mytilus edulis chromosome 10, xbMytEdul2.2, whole genome shotgun sequence, the genomic segment GTCCATAGACGTAATGTGATTTGTTTCAACGCATGAATCTACGTATAAAGGCCTTGGCGGAGATATACCCGTATTTATCATTACAGGTTTTGGAGTTTCGGTCCATTGGTCCATTGAAACAGGGACTGGTGTACCCGTTTCTTTGTCACAGAGAACTAGTTCGTTAGTCTCTGTAGAAGAGTCGACCATGCTTACTTGTAAAGACGAGGTAGACGAAAGACTTGTATTTGATCCCGACCCTTTCcctttaaataattttgaaaagaaacCGCCACCTCCATGCCAACTTTTTCGATTTTCTGATGCATCTTCCATAGCCTCAGTTTGAGATTTCTGGTTTCTTACATCGACTGGTCctgtattgatatttttatcacaTTGATCCGGTACAATCTGTACGCCTTGGTCACAGTTTATTGGATGACTCATGTCAGTTCCAATTTCATTGGTTTCACAGCCTTCAGTACAGACTGCACGTTCTGAAGTCTGCAAAACCTCAGTCCACGTTCCTGTTGTATTCTGGGTAACAACTGGCATGGTGGTCTCGTTATCCATGAGTGTTATTTGTGGTGTCGTTGTCGATTTATCAAATTGACCTGTAAAGTCGGTTCCTGCACATTTGCTTGATTTGTGTACATTCGGCGTTTGTGTGAGAATTGACGAAGTTTCAATCACAGTTTGAGAAGAAAACGTTCCTACAGATGGCGGATCtgtaaatgtacatttttcactAGTTGGAACAACTGGCCTCATTTCACAAGTAGTCATTGTGGTCTTATGACGCATGCGCTTACGAGCTGGCTCTGCGACAGTAGATTTGGGCGTTTCAATGATAATCGGGTCAAGGCCAATTGACCTGACTATTTTATCGTCAATAACATCATCACATGACAAGCTTCGTGAAACAGGAGCAACATTGGTTGTAAATCCATGACTTATGGCAACATTTTCATTTGACAACGATATGTCAGTTTGAACCCGTCGGCTTCTGATCATACTTCTACGCATTCGCCTCCATTCTTTGCCACTTTTGTCTAAGCTGTTCATAAGAATAATTTCTTGAATTTTTGGTGCTTCTCCAAATTCAACGGGAGTTGGTTTGTCTTTTAGTTCTTCACAGCAACTGACACATATTCCAGAACTTGGAGATCCTGCATCGGTTACAACTTGTAAAGCACTATCGACCATTGTAAccttatttgtcttttgttcttgATATCCATTAGAAAGTTGAGGTTTTGTTCTTGAAAGTTTATCACGGAACGAAAGGAGTTCTGTGTTAAATTCTTTCTGTGTAGGTTTTTCAAATGTTGTTTGAGTTGAAAAATGTTTAGATTCCTTTTGATTTTGTTTCACAATATTCTCTAATTGGTCCGTTTGCGTTTCTGATGTTTTCTTTTGAGTTTGTTTCACAATATTCTCTAATTGGTCCGTTTGCGTTTCTGATGTGACAAGTTCTGTCGTTCGACAGATAGATTCAGACAAGTTTTCTTCAGAATTATTATTATTGACATTCAGTGTTCCAAATGACACAGAACCTGGAACAAATCTGATCATTTGTGGCTGAAAGTCTGGAGGCACGACAGGTAATCCTGGATCCAACAATGAGGTCAACTTCTCTTCCATTTCTTTCTTAAGAAGAAGCATTTCGACACCTCTGTCAGACATTACAATTTCCGCCAAGTTACATGCACTTTGTAGTCCGTCTGCATTTTCCTGTAGCCATTCCCTATTGTTTACGAAATTAACTGTATCTTCACTGAAGAatgattcaacttttttcaacaaTTCTTTTTCTGTTTGTCTAACTTGCTGTATATAACTAATTGCTAAGTCTCGTATATTCTCGCGCGTTTCTTTTATTGTCTTTTCACATTTATCTATCATGCCAATTCGCTCTGAAACATCATCCAGACGTTTTTTACATTTGTCTAGCAAAGTTTCCATGGAATTTTTATATCGTGAATATCCATCTGTAAAAGAACAAATTTCGTGGTCTCTGTGCTCTTGAAATGTGCAGACGACACAGATACACGTGTCGCAAGGGTCACAATAAAATCGGACTATTTCCTCTGGATGTTCTTTACACTCAATATCTTTTTGACCTTCAATGTCAATTAAAGTATGATCTTGAGTGACCTTGGTAGTTGAATGAAGTTTTACACaatttttacataacagttttgAACAGTCAAGACATTTTGATGATGCATTATTGCCTCGAACACCGGAAGGACAAATTTCGCATGGTGGAACTGTCGACGGTCGTCTCCGATCTATTATTTCTGTAAGATTTGAAAGAAGGAAGTTATCCGGGAGACGTCGTATACTTCCGGACGGTAGCTCCGTCTTTTTTCTACAAAGAGGACATGTTATGTTACGATTATAAATAGCAAAACGAGACCGGGAACTTTCTGCATCTAAATGTTGCTGTAGGCAGTCGAAGCAAAATGTATGAAGACATGACAACGTTTTGGGATTTTTAAATGGTTCCAAACAAATTTTGCAGGATAGAAATTGGTCAGATATTTCTTTCATAAGCTTATGATTTTTCGCCATAGTTAAATCAATTGTAAGCTGTGCGATatgaaaatgtatgttttaacacACTTTTTTATAATCAAAACTGTTATATGATAATAGCAGCGTATGTTGCCAATACTGCAATAAAAATATACGGATTGAAAACGTATGTTTTAAAACAAGTCTGTATATAATCTTTAACAACGAATTGCTGCCGATATTGAATTCTGGGACTATCACTTTAATTATCCAAAATCCCCAATATAATGCAAGTGGTGCATGATTATTTATTTTGACGTCATAGTGACAGCAGGTATTCTTGTTCTTTATTTTGATTCCTGATTATACAAAGAATTTTTTATCATTACAAGTATCTTTAGAAACGTAGAGATCTACATGACTTATGACTTTTCATTTGCACTGATTGAAGTTCGCTGTTTGCTAAGTCGCCTTCCTTATGTTTTTCGTGATTTCTATCGCCCGTATGTTCAATGttctgaagaaatcttatctcttcaatttattttgaaatgatccTTGTTATATAAATTTGGCGTGCGATGAGCGGAAATCTGTATGAATCTATAACTTCTTCCAAGATAATAAATCTGAAAtcagacaaaataaaaaattgataacatatttATAGAAATAAGAGAATACTAGTCTGAGAATAAGatagatacttttttttatttttttttatttccagtaTCACCTACTATCTAGGAGTTACACGGTCATTGTTCGCATTTCATGTTACTAGTACAATATTGAAACGAAGAAATTGTTAGTATAATTATTTATTGTGTTTCTGGTTTGCAATTATTATGATCTATAAAAACTGATAtcaaaagggggaggtttttttctttcaatccAACGCATATTCACATGCCTGTCCAAAATCATATGTTTTGCCATTTGAAGAATTATTGAATGCAGAttgttaaaaagtattttttatatgtcttttaataattttacaatatgcGTATACCAAGCTTTAAATCGTTCAAAGTCTAGAGAAAGAGGGGCGAAGGATACTAACGAGGCATTGAAATTCATGAAACGAAAATTAACTGATAGCGCCATggctaaataagaaaaaga encodes:
- the LOC139491502 gene encoding uncharacterized protein, whose translation is MAKNHKLMKEISDQFLSCKICLEPFKNPKTLSCLHTFCFDCLQQHLDAESSRSRFAIYNRNITCPLCRKKTELPSGSIRRLPDNFLLSNLTEIIDRRRPSTVPPCEICPSGVRGNNASSKCLDCSKLLCKNCVKLHSTTKVTQDHTLIDIEGQKDIECKEHPEEIVRFYCDPCDTCICVVCTFQEHRDHEICSFTDGYSRYKNSMETLLDKCKKRLDDVSERIGMIDKCEKTIKETRENIRDLAISYIQQVRQTEKELLKKVESFFSEDTVNFVNNREWLQENADGLQSACNLAEIVMSDRGVEMLLLKKEMEEKLTSLLDPGLPVVPPDFQPQMIRFVPGSVSFGTLNVNNNNSEENLSESICRTTELVTSETQTDQLENIVKQTQKKTSETQTDQLENIVKQNQKESKHFSTQTTFEKPTQKEFNTELLSFRDKLSRTKPQLSNGYQEQKTNKVTMVDSALQVVTDAGSPSSGICVSCCEELKDKPTPVEFGEAPKIQEIILMNSLDKSGKEWRRMRRSMIRSRRVQTDISLSNENVAISHGFTTNVAPVSRSLSCDDVIDDKIVRSIGLDPIIIETPKSTVAEPARKRMRHKTTMTTCEMRPVVPTSEKCTFTDPPSVGTFSSQTVIETSSILTQTPNVHKSSKCAGTDFTGQFDKSTTTPQITLMDNETTMPVVTQNTTGTWTEVLQTSERAVCTEGCETNEIGTDMSHPINCDQGVQIVPDQCDKNINTGPVDVRNQKSQTEAMEDASENRKSWHGGGGFFSKLFKGKGSGSNTSLSSTSSLQVSMVDSSTETNELVLCDKETGTPVPVSMDQWTETPKPVMINTGISPPRPLYVDSCVETNHITSMDQATYTEVVHHKDVGVDTVVVVHDNETLTDKIRCQDAQTTVDINFETNETNTESKILMDASVSTVDDWVRLCKPDSYDVWTATPSPDILNTGTNTSYVSTAENATSICPHVLVNSVERPTTPINVDKRDFGTMALSFGHSSSSVSDEMTQTFTVALYDKSVSTSKEYIPDHERKIESCEMSTSTESLPYIGLLSELEGDELFLIPESAFGKRSSIDSLFENEVEMVDDCTSMEDLVQEEISTQTLVSSGTLDQSLFSDDEKFKMTREEKGDNLVDVGVNTLPKLTFEKETSTPLRHLFSKGTMTFYISKTDKSTSTFSSTRQIAESVFNQRPMPDKSNKETMTTHQDLKDASTATESVITGGKMAECISKLKNVSDRLQSPTNKTAPDAPWTKNSSDNIVDMKNNEDIRKKQVMDLAKDTSTKSKSKGKEKPSNRKTQPITSLKGKLAPPETSPEDIKSKSLPRHASTTVKMGSQSNTSTRKTMPRFNSAPGRIATVPNQQATKKNTNAQQHLTPSSKLPVKDNQDRPKTPVGTRKGKSSLPAITESRASSASSDADSYVSAASEQSSDVLDLSSLRIPSPPTVSNRASSKSPVPRRKTKTSEDKKTQSNVGFMQKLFSKKKKQEEEKTPASPKRQHKKFTLPPPQPPEPVKPPKPQKTKAFVYMRQRIFSIEHDNEKPARRGSKEGPSDGRPISSDSSSSQVSATMDDRPPSTYDNL